From a single Coleofasciculus chthonoplastes PCC 7420 genomic region:
- a CDS encoding GPW/gp25 family protein, with protein sequence MADITNNQPRDYLGRGLSFPLRGNLQGSLQLSADIQNIEESIALILGTKVGERVYRPNFGSRLSELAFAPMNTQTLLLIRVYVEEALKMWEPRIVLDGVYTEPDPLRGRVNIIIEYHPKDSHDTRSLVYPFYLQPSGE encoded by the coding sequence ATGGCAGACATTACAAATAATCAGCCACGAGATTATCTGGGTAGAGGACTATCGTTTCCCTTACGGGGAAACTTGCAAGGAAGCCTACAACTGAGCGCCGACATCCAGAATATCGAAGAATCCATTGCGCTAATCTTGGGTACTAAGGTAGGTGAACGGGTTTACCGACCAAATTTTGGGTCGCGCCTGTCTGAACTCGCCTTTGCGCCAATGAATACCCAAACGCTTTTGCTGATTCGGGTGTATGTTGAGGAAGCCCTGAAAATGTGGGAACCTCGAATTGTACTTGATGGCGTTTATACAGAACCTGACCCCCTTCGCGGTCGGGTCAATATTATTATTGAATATCATCCCAAAGATTCCCATGATACTCGGAGTCTGGTTTATCCGTTCTATCTCCAGCCCTCTGGGGAGTAG